Part of the Acidimicrobiales bacterium genome is shown below.
TGCCGACGGCGGGCCCACACGGCGACGGCGGGAGGTTCTCGTTGCTGTAGCCGGGCTCGAGGTGCGCCGCGTCGTAGCGGGTGCGGTCGACGAAGGTGTGCACCGTCTCGCCGTAGGTACCGATCTGGGCGAGGCACAGCGTGCCGTGCTCGCGGTCGGACTCCTCCCAAGGCGGGCGAACGACGCGCGCGCCCCGCGCCACCGCAGCGTCGAAGGCGGCGTGGACGTCGTCGACGAGCCACGCGAGGTCGTGCACGCCGTCGCCGTGGGTGCGGACGTGGTCGGCGATCGGCGACGCCGCGTCGAGCGCGCCCGACACGACGAAGCGCACGTCGCCTTGCTCGAGCACGTAGCTCGCCTTGCCTCCCACCCCGGTCTCGGGTCCCGCGTATGCGGTGCACCGGAAGCCGAACGCGCTCATGAGGAACCCGCTCATGGCGCGGGCGTTGCCTACCCAGAACTCAATGCAATCCCATCCCAGGAGATGTGAAGCGGTTGAAGGCGTCTTCGTCGTAGTGCTCGAGGAACTCACTCATCTCTCCGATCAATGCATCGGTGGACTCGGCGGCGAACAGCACGGGCTGGTAGCGCGTGATGTCGTAGGACTGCGCGCCCATCGTGGGGATGTCGAACGGCTTGATGGTCGCGGCGCGGAAGGCGTCGAGTTCGCCGAAGCTCGACAGGATCCCGGCGCCGTACGCCTTGATCTCGTTGCCCTCGCGCACGACGCCGAACTCGACCGTGAACCAGAACACGCGCGACAAGAACTCCATCGCCTGATCGGTGTGCACTCGTTTGATGGCGTCGCCGACCTTCCGGTACAGCGACGCGAAGCGCGGCGACGCCAGCTGGTTGGCGTGGCCGATCACCTCATGGATCACGTCGGGCTCGGGCGTGTAATACGGCAGCGAGTGGTGGCGGATGTACTGCGTGGACATGAACCACCCGTCGCCGAGGGCGCCGTAGAAGTTCCACGGCGACACGAGTCCCGGCACCGGCTCGTAGCGGAACCCAGTGAGCGGTTGGAGTAGCGCCGTGACTTCGGTCAGCTGCGGGACGTGGTCGCTTGGCAGCCGCAGCGCCTCGACGCCGGACTGGTACTCGTCGCACGCCAGGCGGTCGTGGCGCTCGCGGAGCTCGCGCGAGCACAGCTGCCACAGCTCGTGGTCCTCGGCGGCGTAGGGCGCGTCGGGAACCGGCTGGCCGCGCCGGTAGTGCCCGGCGGTCTCGGCGAGGGTGGCGCGCCGCTGCCGGTACGCCGCGTCGGTGAAGCCGGGATGGTCGGCCGCCAGCTGCCCGCCGTAGGCGAGCGTGTTGACACCTTTGTCGACCAGACCTGTGGGCATCGTCTCAGGAGTATGCCCAATTTAATGCAGATCATCTACTGTTCCGGCATGGTTCGAGACAAATCGCGTGAAGTCGACGCGATCGACGCCAGAATCGTGGACGTTCTGCGCCAAGATGCCCGCGTTTCGGTCAGCGAGTTGGCCCAGCGCGCCAGCGTGTCGCGGGCGAACGCCTACCAGCGACTGAGCCGGCTGACCGCCGATGGC
Proteins encoded:
- a CDS encoding phenylalanine 4-monooxygenase, coding for MPTGLVDKGVNTLAYGGQLAADHPGFTDAAYRQRRATLAETAGHYRRGQPVPDAPYAAEDHELWQLCSRELRERHDRLACDEYQSGVEALRLPSDHVPQLTEVTALLQPLTGFRYEPVPGLVSPWNFYGALGDGWFMSTQYIRHHSLPYYTPEPDVIHEVIGHANQLASPRFASLYRKVGDAIKRVHTDQAMEFLSRVFWFTVEFGVVREGNEIKAYGAGILSSFGELDAFRAATIKPFDIPTMGAQSYDITRYQPVLFAAESTDALIGEMSEFLEHYDEDAFNRFTSPGMGLH